A part of Lacibacter sp. H407 genomic DNA contains:
- a CDS encoding DinB family protein: MPRPTTHDYALFYHNYVMNVQEDDVRSAFDQQSSVLDSFLSSIPESKADHAYAEGKWTVKQLLQHIIDAERIFTHRALWFARHSPAPLSGFDENEYAAVADVSKRSVASLADELRAVRKSSEFLFNSFTDKDLNTSGTANTHAITVNALGFVTLGHFLHHKRILEERYL, encoded by the coding sequence ATGCCAAGACCAACCACGCATGATTATGCTTTGTTCTACCACAATTATGTAATGAATGTGCAGGAAGATGATGTACGTAGTGCATTCGATCAACAATCTTCAGTTCTTGATTCGTTTCTTTCTTCAATCCCTGAGTCAAAAGCTGACCATGCTTATGCCGAGGGCAAATGGACAGTGAAGCAGCTCTTGCAACACATCATCGATGCTGAACGGATTTTCACACACCGTGCATTGTGGTTTGCACGCCATAGCCCTGCCCCTCTTTCCGGCTTTGATGAGAATGAATATGCTGCTGTTGCAGATGTAAGTAAACGCAGCGTTGCTTCATTAGCCGATGAATTAAGAGCCGTACGTAAAAGTTCTGAATTCCTATTCAACAGCTTTACTGATAAAGATCTCAATACAAGCGGCACCGCCAACACACATGCAATAACTGTAAACGCATTAGGTTTTGTTACGCTGGGACATTTCCTTCATCACAAACGAATATTGGAAGAACGTTATCTGTAA
- a CDS encoding BrxA/BrxB family bacilliredoxin gives MYPAEIVIPMKGEMTEGGFDELLSADAVDTALTQQGTSLVFINSVCGCAAGSARPGVLMAVNNSSKRPDHLLTSFAGFDIDAVKKIREHLLPYPPSSPAIALFKDGQLVHFIERHNIEGRPAQMIAQNLISAFEEHCN, from the coding sequence ATGTATCCAGCAGAAATAGTAATCCCGATGAAGGGTGAAATGACAGAAGGAGGATTTGATGAATTATTATCAGCAGACGCAGTAGATACGGCATTAACACAGCAAGGTACCAGCCTTGTGTTCATTAATTCAGTGTGTGGTTGTGCTGCAGGTAGTGCCCGTCCGGGTGTTTTGATGGCTGTAAACAACAGCAGTAAGCGTCCTGATCACCTGTTGACAAGCTTTGCAGGTTTTGACATTGATGCAGTGAAAAAGATCCGTGAGCATTTGTTGCCTTACCCACCAAGTTCACCAGCCATCGCTTTGTTCAAAGATGGTCAGTTGGTTCATTTCATTGAGCGTCATAACATCGAAGGTCGTCCAGCACAAATGATCGCACAGAACCTCATCAGTGCATTTGAAGAGCATTGCAATTAA
- a CDS encoding Hsp20/alpha crystallin family protein, with product MTMVKLHSPVQKNINTFFDEFFNELPAFGKTVNNIFSPAVNILETTDAYHLELNAPGRNKEDFNISVDKGLLTISYEKKEEAKNEDVKVVRREFSYQSFKRSFTVDDKINAEAIQAKYENGLLKLYLPKKAEEKQPVKTISIQ from the coding sequence ATGACAATGGTAAAATTGCACAGCCCGGTTCAGAAAAACATCAATACTTTTTTTGATGAGTTTTTTAATGAGTTGCCAGCCTTTGGTAAAACAGTCAACAACATTTTTTCGCCTGCAGTAAACATTCTTGAAACTACTGATGCGTATCATCTGGAACTGAATGCTCCCGGGCGCAACAAAGAAGATTTCAACATCAGTGTTGACAAAGGTTTGCTCACCATCAGCTACGAGAAAAAAGAAGAAGCAAAGAATGAAGATGTAAAAGTAGTTCGTCGTGAGTTCAGCTATCAGAGCTTCAAACGCAGCTTTACTGTAGATGATAAAATTAATGCAGAAGCCATTCAGGCCAAGTACGAAAATGGTTTGCTGAAACTTTATCTTCCAAAAAAAGCAGAAGAAAAACAACCCGTGAAAACAATCAGTATTCAGTAA
- a CDS encoding arginine decarboxylase, with the protein MTNDPRNFQLTNQTYNDLVHQTFNFPQEDFHLQNGYLQFNNLDLKALIDKYGTPMKLTYLPKIGMQIKKAKKMFDTAFKKHRYEGKYFYCYCTKSSHFSFVVEETLKNEVHLETSFAYDIEIINKLYQKKKITKEIQIICNGYKQKSYITRIAKLLNTGFKNVTPILDNKEELQQYKKTVKVPFKVGIRVAAEEEPNFPFYTSRLGIRARDILEFYVDKIEGNEDRFQLKMLHIFLNKGIKDDIYYWSELNKVVNLYCQLKKICPELDSINIGGGFPIKHSLGFDYDYQFMINEIVSTIKKTCKKAGVPMPNIYTEFGSFTVGESMAHIYSVLAQKTQNDRENWYMIDSSFITTLPDTWGIGEKFLMMPINKWENEYQRVVLGGITCDSHDYYDSEEHINEVFLPKLNGEAAAEPLYVGFFHTGAYQDQISGYGGIKHCMIPSPKHIIVGHDKNGKLVDWVYAKEQTAQSMLKILGY; encoded by the coding sequence GTGACAAACGACCCACGTAATTTTCAACTGACCAACCAAACGTACAACGACCTGGTCCATCAAACCTTCAACTTTCCGCAAGAAGATTTTCATTTACAAAATGGCTATCTCCAGTTTAACAATCTCGACCTCAAAGCTCTGATCGATAAATATGGAACGCCGATGAAGCTGACGTATTTGCCGAAGATCGGGATGCAGATCAAAAAGGCGAAGAAGATGTTTGATACCGCTTTTAAAAAACACAGGTACGAAGGCAAGTACTTTTATTGCTATTGTACCAAGAGCAGTCATTTTTCTTTTGTGGTGGAAGAAACATTAAAAAATGAAGTACATCTTGAAACATCGTTTGCCTACGATATTGAGATCATCAACAAACTGTACCAAAAGAAAAAGATCACCAAGGAAATCCAGATCATTTGCAACGGATACAAACAAAAAAGTTACATCACCCGTATTGCCAAGTTGCTGAACACCGGGTTTAAAAATGTAACACCCATTCTTGATAACAAAGAAGAGTTACAGCAGTATAAAAAAACGGTGAAGGTTCCGTTTAAAGTGGGTATACGTGTGGCAGCTGAAGAAGAACCGAACTTCCCATTCTACACATCACGCCTTGGAATTAGAGCCAGAGATATTCTTGAATTTTATGTAGATAAGATCGAAGGAAACGAAGATCGTTTTCAGTTGAAGATGTTGCACATCTTTTTAAACAAGGGTATTAAAGATGATATTTACTACTGGAGTGAATTGAACAAAGTAGTGAATCTGTATTGCCAGTTGAAGAAAATTTGTCCGGAACTTGATTCAATTAATATTGGTGGCGGATTTCCCATCAAACATTCATTAGGTTTTGATTACGACTATCAATTCATGATCAATGAGATTGTATCGACCATTAAAAAAACCTGTAAGAAGGCGGGTGTGCCCATGCCGAATATTTATACCGAGTTCGGCAGCTTTACCGTTGGTGAAAGTATGGCGCATATCTATTCTGTACTTGCACAGAAAACACAGAACGACCGTGAGAACTGGTATATGATCGATTCATCATTTATTACAACCTTACCTGATACATGGGGCATTGGTGAAAAATTCCTGATGATGCCGATCAATAAATGGGAAAACGAATACCAGCGTGTGGTGCTGGGTGGTATTACCTGCGACAGTCATGATTATTATGATTCAGAAGAACATATCAACGAAGTGTTTTTGCCCAAGTTAAACGGCGAAGCAGCAGCAGAACCATTGTACGTAGGGTTTTTCCATACAGGTGCTTACCAGGATCAGATCAGCGGCTATGGTGGTATCAAGCATTGTATGATCCCTTCGCCCAAACATATTATTGTAGGGCACGATAAGAATGGTAAACTGGTTGACTGGGTGTATGCCAAAGAACAAACAGCGCAAAGCATGTTGAAGATATTAGGTTATTGA
- the rplT gene encoding 50S ribosomal protein L20: protein MPRSVNSVASKARRKRILKQAKGFYGKRKNVYTVAKNVVEKGMTYSYVGRKLKKREYRALWIARINAAVREEGLTYSVFINKLKAKNIDLDRKILADLAMNEPASFKKLVDSVK from the coding sequence ATGCCCCGTTCAGTAAACTCAGTTGCGTCTAAAGCACGTCGCAAAAGAATTCTTAAGCAAGCCAAAGGCTTTTATGGTAAACGTAAAAACGTATATACAGTTGCCAAAAACGTTGTAGAAAAAGGGATGACCTACAGTTATGTTGGTCGTAAATTAAAGAAGAGAGAATACCGTGCACTGTGGATCGCACGTATTAACGCTGCCGTTCGTGAAGAAGGGTTGACGTACTCTGTATTCATCAACAAACTCAAAGCCAAGAACATTGACCTGGATCGTAAAATCCTTGCTGATCTGGCAATGAACGAACCTGCCAGCTTCAAGAAACTGGTTGATTCAGTAAAATAA
- the rpmI gene encoding 50S ribosomal protein L35: MPKVKTNSSAKKRFKVTGTGKIMHQKSFKRHILTKKSKKRKRNMRKDGEVAQSHVHFVKRLLRLK, encoded by the coding sequence ATGCCAAAGGTAAAAACGAACTCGAGTGCCAAAAAAAGGTTTAAAGTAACCGGCACAGGTAAGATCATGCATCAGAAGAGTTTCAAGCGTCACATCCTCACAAAAAAATCTAAGAAACGTAAGCGTAACATGCGTAAGGACGGAGAAGTAGCACAATCTCATGTACACTTTGTAAAACGTTTATTGCGTCTTAAATAA
- the infC gene encoding translation initiation factor IF-3, whose amino-acid sequence MAFPSRPPRGRFVPRKEPEHRINHMIRVPEVRLVGENIEVGVYPTQKALQIAQELGLDLVEISPQAVPPVCKAIDYNKFLYEKKKKEKEMKSKSKSAELKEIRFTPNTDDHDFDFKAKHAENFLKEGNKVKAYVQFKGRAIQFKERGELVLLKFAERLKDAGQVEGLPKLEGKRMLMIIAPKTAKKKKENAD is encoded by the coding sequence ATGGCATTTCCATCAAGACCTCCAAGGGGACGTTTTGTTCCCCGTAAAGAACCAGAGCATCGCATCAACCACATGATCCGTGTACCGGAAGTACGTTTGGTAGGTGAGAACATTGAAGTAGGAGTTTATCCCACACAAAAAGCATTGCAGATCGCACAGGAATTAGGGCTCGATCTTGTAGAGATTTCTCCACAGGCCGTACCGCCCGTGTGTAAAGCAATTGACTATAACAAGTTTCTCTACGAGAAGAAGAAGAAAGAGAAAGAGATGAAGTCGAAAAGTAAATCGGCTGAATTGAAAGAAATCCGGTTTACACCCAATACGGATGATCATGACTTTGATTTTAAAGCCAAGCATGCCGAGAACTTCCTGAAAGAAGGCAACAAAGTGAAAGCCTACGTGCAGTTTAAAGGTCGTGCCATTCAGTTCAAGGAAAGAGGGGAGCTGGTGTTGCTGAAATTTGCCGAGCGGTTGAAAGATGCCGGTCAGGTGGAAGGCTTGCCAAAACTCGAAGGGAAACGGATGTTGATGATCATTGCGCCAAAAACGGCCAAGAAGAAGAAAGAGAATGCAGATTAA
- the thrS gene encoding threonine--tRNA ligase produces MKISFPDGAVREYEQGVSAMDIAKSISEGLARKVLAASINGEVWDMTRPIPNDATLKLLTWDDAEGKNTFWHSSAHLMAEAVEALFPGVKFWVGPALDRGFYYDMDLGDKKITEDDLLTLEKKMNELAKKNNPYQRKEISKQDAIAYFSEKGDEYKLDLLQNLEDGGITLYSQGEFTDLCRGPHIPHTGFIKAIKLTSIAGAYWKGDEKNKQLTRVYGVTFPSQKELDEYLTLLEEAKKRDHRKLGKELGIYTMDDDTGPGLPLWLPNGTIIIEELERLAKETEAAAGYKRVVTPHIAKESMYLTSGHLPYYADSMFPPMEMDGEKYYLKAMNCPHHHKIFDAEPKSYKDLPFRIAEYGTCYRYEQSGELFGLMRVRCLHMNDAHIYCSREDFAQEFRAVNDMYLKYFKIFGIDKYVMRLSLHDPAKRGQKYVNEPELWEETESMVRKVLIESNIPFVEVQDEAAFYGPKIDVQIWSTIGREFTLATNQVDFNSGNKFKLSYTNQGNQPEVPLIIHRAPLGTHERFIGFLLEHYAGKFPLWLAPLQVKILPISDKFMDYAKTLLQKLKKADIRAEIDDRSEKIGKKIRDTELARVPYMLVIGEKEVNEGKVAVRKQGKGDAGTMDTDAFIAAAVNEISERIAE; encoded by the coding sequence ATGAAGATCAGTTTTCCGGATGGAGCAGTACGGGAGTACGAACAGGGAGTTTCCGCCATGGACATTGCCAAATCGATCAGCGAAGGATTGGCACGAAAAGTATTGGCCGCAAGTATAAACGGAGAGGTGTGGGATATGACCCGACCAATCCCAAATGATGCGACGTTGAAATTACTCACATGGGACGATGCGGAAGGAAAGAATACCTTCTGGCATTCCAGTGCACATTTGATGGCGGAGGCTGTTGAAGCATTATTTCCCGGTGTAAAATTCTGGGTGGGCCCAGCGTTGGACAGAGGTTTCTATTATGATATGGATCTGGGTGATAAAAAGATCACGGAAGATGATCTGCTCACATTGGAAAAGAAGATGAATGAGCTGGCCAAGAAGAACAATCCTTATCAACGAAAAGAAATTTCGAAGCAGGATGCTATTGCCTATTTTTCTGAAAAGGGCGATGAATATAAACTTGATCTGTTGCAGAACCTTGAAGATGGCGGCATTACCTTGTATTCACAAGGTGAGTTTACTGATCTGTGTCGTGGCCCGCATATTCCGCATACTGGTTTTATTAAAGCCATCAAACTAACTTCTATTGCGGGTGCGTATTGGAAAGGCGATGAAAAGAACAAACAGTTGACTCGTGTATATGGTGTTACATTTCCATCACAAAAAGAACTGGATGAATATCTGACTTTGCTGGAAGAAGCAAAAAAACGTGATCACCGTAAACTGGGTAAAGAGTTAGGCATTTATACAATGGATGATGATACAGGTCCGGGCTTACCGTTATGGTTGCCCAATGGTACCATCATTATTGAAGAGTTGGAGCGGCTGGCAAAAGAAACCGAAGCTGCCGCCGGTTACAAGCGTGTAGTTACGCCGCATATTGCAAAAGAAAGCATGTATCTCACCAGCGGTCACTTGCCGTATTATGCAGATAGTATGTTTCCTCCCATGGAAATGGATGGAGAGAAATATTATCTCAAAGCAATGAACTGTCCGCATCACCACAAAATTTTTGATGCTGAACCAAAAAGCTACAAAGACTTACCGTTCCGTATAGCCGAATATGGTACCTGTTACCGTTATGAGCAAAGTGGTGAACTTTTTGGTTTGATGCGTGTGCGTTGTTTGCATATGAACGATGCACATATCTATTGCAGCCGTGAAGATTTTGCGCAGGAGTTCCGTGCAGTGAATGACATGTATCTGAAGTATTTTAAAATTTTCGGGATCGATAAATACGTGATGCGTTTGAGTTTGCATGATCCGGCCAAGCGTGGACAGAAATATGTGAACGAACCGGAGCTGTGGGAAGAAACAGAATCGATGGTACGTAAAGTGCTCATTGAATCAAATATTCCATTTGTAGAAGTGCAGGACGAAGCTGCGTTTTACGGTCCTAAGATCGATGTACAGATCTGGAGCACCATTGGCCGTGAGTTTACCCTCGCCACCAATCAGGTTGATTTCAACAGTGGTAACAAATTTAAACTGTCGTACACCAACCAGGGAAATCAGCCCGAAGTACCATTGATCATTCACCGTGCACCATTGGGAACGCATGAACGCTTCATTGGCTTTTTGCTGGAGCATTATGCCGGTAAGTTTCCGTTGTGGCTTGCCCCGTTGCAGGTAAAAATTCTGCCGATCAGTGATAAGTTTATGGATTATGCAAAAACCCTGTTGCAAAAGCTGAAAAAAGCAGATATTCGTGCAGAGATTGACGACCGCAGCGAAAAGATCGGTAAAAAGATCAGAGATACAGAACTTGCACGTGTACCTTACATGCTGGTGATAGGAGAGAAAGAAGTGAACGAAGGAAAAGTAGCAGTACGCAAGCAAGGCAAAGGTGATGCAGGTACAATGGATACCGACGCCTTTATTGCTGCAGCGGTAAACGAGATCAGCGAACGAATAGCAGAATAA
- a CDS encoding D-TA family PLP-dependent enzyme, giving the protein MNWYDVKNIDIIDSPALLLYKERIQQNISRAVEMIGDVSLLRPHVKTNKTSEVCAMMMEAGIAKFKCATIAEAEMLAMLKANNVLLAYQPVGPKAKRLLSLVQQYPKTTFGCVTDNIETSKALSELFSSNNKTIHVFIDLNTGMNRSGIKPSNAFVLAEQLITLPGIQFKGLHAYDGHLRDTDLELRQQKSNVAFNQVLELAAQIETIINQPITIVAGGSPTFPTHINRHIECSPGTFVYWDWGYKHQVPDEPFDYAALVLTRVISIVDGQTITTDLGHKSVAAENPFPRVHFLNAPDATPFSQSEEHLVLKVADSSAFNVGDVLYGVPVHICPTVALYEKAVVVENNEAVTTWKVIARDRAINV; this is encoded by the coding sequence ATGAATTGGTACGATGTAAAAAATATCGATATAATTGATTCACCCGCACTACTGCTGTACAAAGAACGCATCCAACAAAACATCAGCCGTGCAGTGGAAATGATCGGTGATGTAAGTCTGCTTCGTCCGCATGTAAAAACAAATAAAACTTCAGAAGTATGTGCAATGATGATGGAGGCTGGTATTGCTAAATTCAAATGCGCTACCATTGCTGAAGCAGAAATGTTGGCCATGCTCAAGGCAAATAACGTGTTGCTGGCATATCAACCAGTTGGGCCAAAAGCAAAACGGTTGTTATCGCTGGTACAGCAATATCCGAAAACAACATTCGGTTGTGTTACAGACAACATTGAAACATCGAAAGCCTTGTCCGAATTATTTTCTTCCAACAACAAAACCATCCATGTATTCATTGATCTCAATACCGGTATGAACAGAAGCGGCATCAAACCATCCAATGCGTTTGTTTTGGCAGAACAATTGATCACACTACCCGGTATTCAATTCAAAGGCTTACATGCATACGATGGACATTTGAGAGATACTGATCTTGAACTACGGCAGCAAAAAAGCAACGTAGCTTTCAATCAAGTACTTGAACTGGCTGCACAAATTGAAACGATCATAAATCAACCGATCACAATTGTTGCAGGCGGCTCCCCTACTTTTCCTACACACATAAATCGGCATATTGAGTGCAGCCCCGGCACATTTGTTTATTGGGATTGGGGTTACAAGCACCAGGTGCCGGATGAACCGTTTGATTATGCAGCACTCGTTCTAACAAGAGTCATTTCGATTGTTGATGGGCAAACTATCACCACCGATCTGGGACACAAATCGGTGGCGGCAGAAAATCCGTTTCCACGTGTTCATTTTTTGAATGCACCTGATGCCACACCTTTTTCACAAAGTGAAGAGCATTTGGTATTGAAAGTAGCAGACAGCAGTGCCTTCAACGTTGGTGATGTATTGTACGGTGTGCCGGTTCACATTTGTCCAACTGTTGCGTTGTACGAAAAAGCAGTTGTTGTTGAAAACAACGAAGCGGTTACTACATGGAAGGTGATTGCAAGAGATCGAGCAATAAACGTATAA
- a CDS encoding GreA/GreB family elongation factor, with amino-acid sequence MNNDRNPVVLCEEDYNKLKQIVNIHGTKQADEMSLAYEVGRAIIVKDDAFPPNTIRLGSKVKVEDIETSKSHEFMIVMPEDADMKEKKVSVLTPMAAAIIGFREGEEAVWQMPAGLKQLKVLEVINKPAYA; translated from the coding sequence ATGAATAATGATAGAAACCCCGTTGTTCTTTGCGAAGAGGACTATAATAAATTAAAGCAGATCGTTAATATCCACGGAACAAAACAGGCGGATGAAATGAGCCTCGCATATGAAGTGGGCCGGGCGATCATTGTAAAAGATGATGCGTTTCCGCCGAATACTATTCGGTTAGGATCAAAAGTGAAAGTGGAAGATATTGAAACATCCAAGTCGCATGAATTTATGATCGTGATGCCGGAGGATGCAGACATGAAAGAGAAAAAAGTATCTGTACTTACACCAATGGCTGCAGCAATTATTGGTTTCCGTGAAGGTGAAGAGGCGGTATGGCAAATGCCTGCCGGTTTAAAACAATTGAAAGTGTTGGAAGTGATTAACAAGCCTGCTTACGCATAA
- a CDS encoding glucose 1-dehydrogenase, giving the protein MKKLENKVVLITGAGMGLGQAAAIEAAKNGALLSLIDYNEKALTDVKEQIKQTFPETKVLTVVADVSKEADVKNYVDETLKQYGRIEGFYNNAGIEGRQASLTEYDVDIFKKVIDINLMGVYYGLRYIIPVMVKQEYGRIVNVASVGGIRGVMNQTPYVATKHAVTGITKNAALEYGRYNILTNAIAPGAILTPMVAEAFKQINPTDPKKAETEYAQANPTKRLGLPEEVAKLVNFLLSDEASYINGQTIAIDGGQSNSYGNV; this is encoded by the coding sequence ATGAAAAAACTGGAAAACAAAGTAGTACTCATTACCGGTGCCGGTATGGGACTTGGACAGGCAGCAGCAATTGAAGCAGCAAAGAATGGTGCGTTACTATCATTGATCGACTATAATGAAAAAGCACTGACAGATGTTAAGGAGCAGATCAAACAAACATTTCCTGAAACAAAAGTGCTTACAGTGGTAGCGGATGTTTCAAAAGAAGCAGACGTTAAAAACTATGTTGATGAAACCCTAAAACAATACGGCCGTATTGAGGGCTTTTACAATAACGCAGGTATTGAAGGAAGGCAGGCTTCACTTACAGAGTATGACGTAGATATTTTCAAAAAAGTAATTGATATTAACCTGATGGGCGTATACTATGGTTTACGTTACATTATTCCTGTGATGGTGAAACAGGAGTATGGCCGTATTGTAAACGTAGCATCGGTTGGTGGTATAAGAGGTGTAATGAATCAAACGCCATATGTAGCAACAAAACATGCAGTAACCGGTATTACCAAAAACGCAGCATTAGAGTATGGACGCTATAATATTCTTACAAACGCAATTGCGCCGGGTGCTATTCTAACCCCGATGGTGGCAGAAGCATTTAAACAGATAAACCCCACCGATCCAAAAAAAGCAGAAACTGAGTATGCACAAGCGAACCCAACAAAACGTCTCGGTCTTCCGGAAGAGGTGGCTAAACTGGTGAACTTTCTGTTAAGCGACGAAGCATCTTATATTAACGGACAAACGATTGCCATTGATGGAGGCCAGTCGAACAGCTATGGAAATGTGTAA
- a CDS encoding TonB-dependent receptor, translated as MHYLKPIISLLICVLTITSASAQDKFTISGYVKDSTSNETIIGATVAIKGRTKGISSNQYGFFSISIEKGSYTLVVSHVGYEAKELFIELNENRQLNVDLSPRISISQEVIIYARKRDINVKEAQMGKFELSMNQIRSVPALAGEVDPIKVLQLLPGVRNAGEGNSGLYVRGGGPDQNLILLDDAVVYNPGHLFGFFSVFNSDALKNVTLIKGGMPSNYGGRISSVVDIAMKEGNSKKFQVEGGIGTISSRVSIQGPVVKEKSSFIVSARRTYVDILAKPFIKKESAFFGSGYYFYDLNTKFNYKFSEKDRLYASGYFGRDVFTFNNSERSFKARIPWGNSTGTVRWNHVFNSKLFANTSLVWNDYQFAFGGAQNNFEINLQSAIRDVSAKIDFDYYPVTGHQIKYGINYTYHKFNPQTTSGKSGDIVFEPQSVNNKFAHELAAYVMDDWEVNDHLKINYGLRYTTFQQVGPYTRYVKDENGNKLDSTVYGRGQGIKNYGGLEPRVTMRYALNDETSIKAAVTRNLQFIHLVSNAGTTLPTDIWVPSTFRVKPQIGWQYAAGLFKNFKDNMWETSIEVYYKSMANQIEYKEGYTPGIGDPEESFVFGKGWSYGAEFYINKARGNFTGWIGYTLSWTWRRFAELNDGDKYPGRFDRRHDLSIVANYQKTKKWKYSAVFVFGSGNAFTLPERFFLVDGVLTQQYSRINQYRLPDYHRLDFSAIYTPQPKKPRKLKTEWVFSVYNAYSRQNPYFIYYDQQGNPLQGTLEVEARQVSLFPVIPSVTLNFKL; from the coding sequence ATGCACTATTTGAAACCTATCATTTCTCTGCTGATCTGTGTGCTCACAATAACATCTGCATCCGCACAGGATAAATTCACCATCAGTGGGTACGTGAAAGACAGTACCAGTAATGAAACCATTATTGGTGCAACTGTTGCTATCAAAGGCCGCACAAAAGGCATCAGCTCCAACCAGTACGGATTCTTTTCCATTTCAATTGAAAAAGGTAGTTATACATTGGTCGTATCGCATGTAGGGTACGAAGCAAAAGAACTGTTCATTGAGTTGAATGAAAACCGGCAACTGAATGTTGACCTTTCTCCACGCATCAGCATTTCACAGGAAGTGATCATTTATGCACGCAAGCGTGACATCAATGTGAAAGAGGCGCAGATGGGAAAATTTGAATTAAGCATGAACCAGATACGTTCTGTTCCTGCATTGGCCGGTGAAGTAGATCCTATCAAAGTATTACAATTATTACCGGGCGTACGCAATGCAGGCGAAGGTAACAGTGGTTTGTATGTACGTGGTGGTGGCCCAGATCAGAATTTAATTTTATTGGACGATGCAGTAGTGTATAACCCCGGTCACCTGTTTGGTTTCTTTTCGGTGTTCAACAGCGATGCTTTAAAAAATGTAACGCTCATTAAAGGCGGCATGCCTTCGAATTATGGTGGACGTATCAGCAGTGTGGTGGACATTGCAATGAAAGAAGGCAACAGCAAAAAGTTTCAGGTAGAAGGGGGGATTGGTACGATTTCATCAAGAGTATCGATTCAAGGTCCGGTTGTAAAAGAGAAGTCTTCTTTTATAGTTTCGGCACGCCGTACTTATGTTGACATCCTTGCCAAGCCATTCATTAAAAAAGAAAGTGCGTTTTTTGGCAGCGGTTATTATTTCTACGATCTCAATACAAAATTCAATTATAAATTTTCAGAGAAAGATCGCTTGTATGCAAGCGGTTATTTTGGTCGTGATGTGTTTACGTTCAACAACAGTGAACGTAGTTTCAAAGCACGTATTCCTTGGGGAAATTCAACCGGTACAGTTCGCTGGAATCATGTGTTCAACAGCAAACTCTTCGCTAACACATCGCTGGTTTGGAACGATTATCAGTTTGCGTTTGGCGGTGCACAAAATAATTTCGAGATCAATCTGCAATCAGCTATTCGGGATGTGAGCGCAAAAATTGATTTTGATTATTATCCTGTTACGGGTCATCAGATCAAATACGGGATCAATTATACTTACCATAAATTCAATCCGCAAACAACCAGTGGTAAAAGCGGCGACATCGTATTTGAACCGCAAAGTGTCAATAATAAATTTGCACATGAACTGGCTGCCTATGTAATGGACGATTGGGAAGTGAATGATCATCTCAAGATCAATTACGGGCTTCGTTACACAACCTTTCAACAGGTAGGTCCTTACACCCGTTATGTAAAAGATGAGAATGGAAATAAACTCGACAGTACAGTGTATGGAAGAGGGCAGGGCATCAAAAATTATGGAGGATTAGAGCCACGTGTAACGATGCGTTATGCATTGAACGATGAAACTTCGATTAAGGCTGCCGTAACACGTAACCTGCAGTTCATTCATCTGGTAAGTAATGCTGGCACTACGTTGCCGACAGATATCTGGGTGCCGAGCACATTTCGTGTAAAGCCACAGATCGGTTGGCAATATGCAGCCGGTTTGTTTAAAAATTTTAAAGACAATATGTGGGAGACGTCCATCGAGGTATATTATAAATCGATGGCCAACCAGATCGAATACAAGGAGGGATACACACCGGGCATAGGTGATCCTGAAGAAAGTTTTGTATTCGGCAAAGGATGGAGTTATGGCGCTGAGTTTTATATTAATAAAGCAAGAGGAAATTTTACAGGGTGGATCGGTTACACATTATCGTGGACATGGCGCCGTTTTGCTGAGTTGAATGATGGTGACAAGTATCCCGGTCGTTTTGATCGCCGGCACGATCTGAGTATCGTAGCCAACTATCAAAAAACAAAAAAATGGAAATACTCGGCCGTATTTGTATTCGGCAGCGGCAATGCATTTACATTGCCCGAACGTTTCTTTTTGGTGGATGGTGTACTAACGCAGCAGTATAGCCGCATTAATCAATATCGTCTGCCTGATTATCATCGCCTTGATTTTTCCGCCATTTATACACCACAGCCAAAGAAACCCCGCAAGCTGAAAACAGAATGGGTGTTTAGTGTGTACAATGCGTACAGCCGGCAGAATCCTTATTTCATTTACTACGATCAGCAAGGCAATCCTTTGCAGGGTACATTGGAAGTAGAAGCAAGACAGGTATCCTTGTTTCCGGTTATTCCAAGTGTAACGTTGAATTTTAAATTGTAA